ACCCATACCCGGAGCCTGCGCAAATGGATAATTAGCATAAAAAGCCATCATCAAGGTGCCTATCGCCGCAGAAATAGCTGTTGCTGTAAATACGGCACCGGTATTCATACCGGCTTCCTTCAAAACAATTGGATTTACAAAAAGGATATACGCCATAGTGATGAATGTCGTAAGACCTGCTATTATTTCCGTTTTTACATTTGTTTTATGTCCGTCAAGGTCCCATATTTTGTTCGCTAATGATATACATGAATTTTTCTCCATTGTCAAATTCTCCTTTAAATAATATACAATAATCTTACCTTAAAAGCTTGTCTAAAATCATATATCAATATTAACAATTTTTTTTTAATTAGTCAATCATTTTACCGAATATTATTTCATATTTTAATATCAAAGTTCGTCTTTTTTATTCCCACTCAATAGTTGCCGGCGGTTTTGATGTTATATCATACAGCACCCTGTTAACCCCATATACCTCATTTATAATACTTGTAGAAATATCCTCAAGAATATCATAAGGTATTCTTACCCAATCTGCTGTCATACCATCATCACTTTCAACAATCCTTAATATAATAGGATATTCGTATGTTCTTTCATCTCCCATAACCCCCACACTTTTTACGTTAAGTAAAACAGCAAAGGACTGCCACACCCTATTATACCAGCCATGCTTTTTCATTTCTCTTAGAACTATGTTGTCAGCCTCTCTAAGTATTCCCAGCTTCTCCTCCGTAATTTCCCCCAGTATCCTTACAGCAAGTCCCGGTCCCGGGAATGGCTGTCTGTTTAATATTTCCTCATGTATGCCAAGTTCTCTTCCAACCTGTCTTACTTCATCCTTAAACAGCATTTTTAATGGTTCAATAAGTTCAAATCCAATATCCTCTGGAAGCCCTCCAACATTATGATGGCTTTTTATTGTAGCCGCAACAGGGCTTCCGCTTTCAATTACATCAGGATATAAAGTACCTTGTACTAAATATTTAACTCCGCCTATTTTTTTTGCTTCTTCCTTAAAAACCTCTATAAACTCATTTCCTATAATCTTCCTTTTTTCTTCAGGGTCTGTAATCCCTTTTAATTTTTCAAGAAATCTGTCTTTAGCGTCCACTCTGATTATATTCATATCGAAGTTTCTTTTAAATGTTTCTACTACTATATCCCCTTCATTTTTTCTTAATAGACCATTATCAACAAAAATACAAACAAGCTGCTCATGTATTGCCCTGTTAACTAAAACTGCTGCAACCGATGAATCAACTCCACCGCTTAAGGCACATACCACCTTATGACCGTTAACCTTTTTACGTATCTCCTTTACTGTCTGTTCTATAAGGGAATCCATTGTCCAGTCTGCCGAACAATCACACACCTCAAAGAGAAAATTTCTTATTATCTCATTTCCTTTTGGTGTGTGTATAACTTCAGGATGGAATTGTACTGAATACAGTTTTCTGTCAACATCCGCTATCGCCGCAATAGGACAATTTGCAGTTGACGCTATCACTTTAAAATCTGCCGGAGGTAACTCAATCTGGTCTGTATGACTCATCCAACACATTGTTTCTTTTTCAATCCCTTTAAAAAGGGGTGTATTATTATTCAAAATAACTTCTGTTTTGCCATATTCTCTTACAGGAGCAGATATAACCTTTCCCCCTAAAGACTTTGTCATAAGCTGTGCTCCATAACAAATACCAAGAATGGGATAACCTAAGTTAAAAATTGCATTATCACAAATAGGTGCGTTCTTTGTATAAACACTTGAAGGTCCTCCTGACAATACTATACCCTTCGGATTTTTAGCTTTTATTTCATCAGGTTTAATATTATATGGAACAATCTCGCAAAATACATTAGCTTCCCTAATACGTCTCGCTATAAGCTGAGTATATTGTCCTCCAAAATCAAGAATCAATATTACTTCTCTATTAATATTCATTAAAATCCTCCCTCTATTTCATTGTATAATTTGGAGCTTCTTTTGTAATTATTATATCATGGGGATGGCTTTCAGTTAAACCGGCATTGCTTATTTTTATGAATTTTGTTTTTGTTCTTAATTCTTCAATATTGTGTACACCACAATAACCCATTCCTGCTCTTAAGCCGCCAAGCATTTGATAGATTGTATCCTTCAAAGGTCCTTTAAAAGGTACTCTGCCCTCCACACCTTCAGGAACAAGCTTTTTAGCTTCCTCCTGAAAATATCTGTCAGCACTGCCGTTTCTCATTGCACCTATGGAACCCATACCTCTATAGACCTTATAACTTCTTCCCTGATACATCTCTATTTCACCGGGACTTTCCTCTGTACCGGCAAAAAGACTCCCTATCATTACAACATACGCACCTGCTGCAAGGGCTTTGACAATATCTCCCGAATATTTTATCCCACCATCTGCAATAATAGGTATACCAAATTTATCAGCTTCTTCCGCACAATCGTATACTGCTGTTATCTGTGGAACACCAATACCTGCAACAACCCTTGTTGTGCAGATAGAACCGGGTCCTATTCCGACTTTTACGCAGTCAGCTCCTCTTTTAATTAAATCCCTTGTAGCTTCAGCTGTCGCAACATTTCCTGCGATAAGCTGAATATCAGGAAATTTCTCTTTTATTTCGGAAACAGCATTAAGAACACCGATCGAATGCCCATGAGCCGTATCAATTACAATCACATCGACATTTGCATCAATAAGTGCCTTTACATTGTTAATCATACCTTTAGAAACACCTACAGCAGCACCTACTAAAAGTCTGCCTCTGTCATCCTTTGCAGAGTTTGGATATGCAACCGCTTTTTCTATGTCTTTAATCGTAATAAGACCTTTTAAAATATTGTTTTCATCAACAAGAGGAAGTTTTTCAATCTTATATTTTTTAAGTATTTTCTGAGCTTCTTCAAGTGTTGTACCTACAGGTGCAGTAACAAGGTTCTCTTTTGTCATAACTTCTTTAATCGGTCTATCAAGCTTGCTTTCAAATCTTATATCTCTATTTGTTATGATACCTACAAGTTTTGAATTTACTGTTATGGGAACACCAGATATTCTATACCTTTCCATAAGTTCAACCGCATCTTGTATTTTATGATCTGGGGATAGATGAAAAGGATTTGTAATAACACCATGTTCCGACCTTTTTACTCTGTCAACTTCCAATGCTTGTTTTTCAATAGGCATATTTTTGTGAATAATACCTATGCCTCCTTCTCGTGCAATAGCTATAGCCAACCTTGATTCCGTTACTGTATCCATTCCGGCACTCATCAGGGGTATATTTAATTTAATTTTATTTGTAAGCTTTGTCTTTAAGTCAACTTCTTTTGGCAGTACATCGGATTTCGCCGGTATAAGCAAAACATCATCAAATGTTAAACCCTCTTTAGCGAATTTGTCTTCCATGATTATCTCCTTTCATAAATAAAATTATAATAATTGTAAGTCTTAATAATATCTTTCCACTTTAAATTATAAAACAATATAACAGAATTATATATACCTGTCAACCGAACATTAGCATCATAAATCATAAACAGAAAGATTAATATATAAAAAAGACAGGAGAATTCTCCTGTCTTTTTTATATATTAATCTTTACATCATATCCATTCCGGCACCTGGTGCAGGCATTGGAGGATTCTTCTCAGGTATATCCGCAACTATTGCTTCTGTTGTAAGTATCATTGATGCAATAGATGCAGCATTCTGCAGAGCTGACCTCGTAACCTTTGTGGGATCAACAATACCTGCCTTAAACATATCTACAAATTCTTCCTTGAATGCATCATATCCATATGTCATATCCTTTGCTGCTTTTATTTTCTCAATAATTACAGAACCTTCAACACCTGAATTCATTGCAATCTGCCTCACAGGTTCCTCAAGTGCCCTCAATACAATTTGCGCACCTGTCTTAAAATCACTTTCTAAGGAATCTACAACCTTCTGTACATCTGGTATAACATCCAATAATGCAGTACCACCACCTGGAACTATACCTTCTTCTACAGCTGCTCTTGTAGCTGAAAGGGCATCTTCAATCCTATGTTTCTTTTCTTTTAATTCTGTTTCTGTCGCTGCGCCTGCTTGAATTACAGCTACTCCGCCTGATAACTTAGCAAGCCTTTCCTGTAATTTTTCCCTGTCATAATCAGAGGTTGTTTCTTCAATTTGAACCCTAATCTGATTGATTCTATTTTTAATATCTGCTGAATTACCTGCGCCATCTACAATCGTTGTGTTTTCTTTCGTTACTTTAACCTGTCTTGCACGACCCAGCATTTCAATTTTAGTTTCTTTAATATCATATCCTAATTCTTCTGAAATAACCTGCCCACCTGTCAATATTGCTATGTCCTGTAACATTTCTTTACGCCTGTCTCCAAATCCTGGTGCTTTAACAGCAACACATGTAAATGTACCTCTTAATTTGTTTACAACCAATGTCGCAAGTGCTTCGCCTTCAATATCATCCGCTATTATAAGAAGTTTTTTGCCCTGCTGTACAACCTGTTCAAGCAAAGGAAGTATATCCTGAATGTTTGAAATTTTCTTGTCTGTAATAAGTATAACAGGTTCATCAAGAACAGCTTCCATCTTTTCTGTATCTGTTACCATATACGGTGATACATATCCCCTGTCAAACTGCATACCTTCAACAACATCCAGTGTTGTTCCCATCGTTTTTGATTCTTCTACTGTTATTACACCATCTTTTCCTACTTTATCCATAGCTTCTGCGATGAGATTACCTATCTCTTCATCTGCAGCAGAAATCGATGCAACATGTGCTATTGCGTCTTTGTCTTCTATTTGTTTTGAAATGCCTTTAAGACCTTCAACTGCAGCCTTAACTGCCTTGTCCATACCTCTTCTTAGAAGCATTGGATTTGCTCCAGCCGCTAAATTTTTCAAACCTTCGCGTACCATTGCCTGTGCCAAAAGTGTAGCTGTTGTTGTACCATCACCTGCTACATCATTTGTCTTTGTTGCAACCTCTTTTAAAAGCTGTGCACCTTGATTTTCAAAGGGATCTTCAAGTTCTATTTCTCTTGCGATTGTAACACCATCATTTGTAATAGTTGGAGAACCATATTTTTTGTCAAGCACTACGTTGCGTCCTCTTGGTCCCAATGTAACCTTTACTGTATCTGCAACCGCATTTACACCTCTTTCAAGGGCTTTACGTGCATCTTCACCATATTTTATTTGTTTTGCCATTAAACTCTACCTCCTTATTCAACAATAGCTAAAATATCACTTTGTTTTAAAAGCAAATATTCCTGCCCATCAAGTTTAACCTCAGTACCTGCATACTTGGAGAATATAACCTTATCTCCAACCTTTACCTCAAGTTCAACCTTTTTACCATCTATGTATTCTCCTGAACCAACTGCGAGAACTTCTCCCTGCTGAGGTTTTTCTTTTGCAGTACCCGGTAATACAATACCGCCTTTAGTAACCTCATCAGCCTCAATAGGTTTTACAACTACTCTGTCACCAAGTGGTTTTAATTTCATAATATCCCTCCTCATCTTTTTGTCAGCACTCATCAATCCTGAGTGCTAATCACACTTATAATATTAATTTAACTATAACAACTTAGCAAATCCTAAATTCATCTATTTTCACTTATATTTTGCAATTATTATGAATCATGCCCAAATATCTTCGATTTATGCTGTAAATTATAAAATTTCATAAAAAGATACAGGGTTCATTTCCCTGTACCTTCATTTTCATTCTCTGCTGTTTTTTTTATATCATTAATAGTATCATTTTCTTTTTTATCATAAACATCCTTGTTATTTCCTTGCTGCTTAAGATTCTTTAACATATTAAGCATAAATTGCTGCTGTTCTTTTGTTAACATTGATTTCAAATTGTCAACAATCATAGACTGCTGTGGTGAAAGCCCTTCCAATAAATCTTCTTTTTGCTTGTTATTTTCTTCAATAATCATTGGTACGGTTTTATTTTCGTTATTTTCAATTGATGATTTATCTTCATCTGAGGCTTCGGAATTTACTTCTCCTGAAGGATTTTGCCCATTATTATTTATATCAATATCATTTATAGGCTCTGCATCCTTAGATGTGTTATTTTTTTCATTATTCCTCATTGTAGTCATTATTCCTTCTGCTTTATTCAGTGCTTCCACTATTCTAATATTTTTTATAAATTTATCTGCCATTTCCTTTTTATCATCAGGAATTATTGGCTTAACCGCTTCAAAAATATCCAGTATTTTTTCTATAACATTTGTATCTTTGCCATCTCTTTCAGTATATTTACTGATTTTTTCATTTAAATTTTCTATTCCTTCATGAAGCTTTAGAAATTT
This is a stretch of genomic DNA from Aceticella autotrophica. It encodes these proteins:
- the groL gene encoding chaperonin GroEL (60 kDa chaperone family; promotes refolding of misfolded polypeptides especially under stressful conditions; forms two stacked rings of heptamers to form a barrel-shaped 14mer; ends can be capped by GroES; misfolded proteins enter the barrel where they are refolded when GroES binds); this translates as MAKQIKYGEDARKALERGVNAVADTVKVTLGPRGRNVVLDKKYGSPTITNDGVTIAREIELEDPFENQGAQLLKEVATKTNDVAGDGTTTATLLAQAMVREGLKNLAAGANPMLLRRGMDKAVKAAVEGLKGISKQIEDKDAIAHVASISAADEEIGNLIAEAMDKVGKDGVITVEESKTMGTTLDVVEGMQFDRGYVSPYMVTDTEKMEAVLDEPVILITDKKISNIQDILPLLEQVVQQGKKLLIIADDIEGEALATLVVNKLRGTFTCVAVKAPGFGDRRKEMLQDIAILTGGQVISEELGYDIKETKIEMLGRARQVKVTKENTTIVDGAGNSADIKNRINQIRVQIEETTSDYDREKLQERLAKLSGGVAVIQAGAATETELKEKKHRIEDALSATRAAVEEGIVPGGGTALLDVIPDVQKVVDSLESDFKTGAQIVLRALEEPVRQIAMNSGVEGSVIIEKIKAAKDMTYGYDAFKEEFVDMFKAGIVDPTKVTRSALQNAASIASMILTTEAIVADIPEKNPPMPAPGAGMDMM
- the groES gene encoding co-chaperone GroES, with protein sequence MKLKPLGDRVVVKPIEADEVTKGGIVLPGTAKEKPQQGEVLAVGSGEYIDGKKVELEVKVGDKVIFSKYAGTEVKLDGQEYLLLKQSDILAIVE
- the guaA gene encoding glutamine-hydrolyzing GMP synthase, which codes for MNINREVILILDFGGQYTQLIARRIREANVFCEIVPYNIKPDEIKAKNPKGIVLSGGPSSVYTKNAPICDNAIFNLGYPILGICYGAQLMTKSLGGKVISAPVREYGKTEVILNNNTPLFKGIEKETMCWMSHTDQIELPPADFKVIASTANCPIAAIADVDRKLYSVQFHPEVIHTPKGNEIIRNFLFEVCDCSADWTMDSLIEQTVKEIRKKVNGHKVVCALSGGVDSSVAAVLVNRAIHEQLVCIFVDNGLLRKNEGDIVVETFKRNFDMNIIRVDAKDRFLEKLKGITDPEEKRKIIGNEFIEVFKEEAKKIGGVKYLVQGTLYPDVIESGSPVAATIKSHHNVGGLPEDIGFELIEPLKMLFKDEVRQVGRELGIHEEILNRQPFPGPGLAVRILGEITEEKLGILREADNIVLREMKKHGWYNRVWQSFAVLLNVKSVGVMGDERTYEYPIILRIVESDDGMTADWVRIPYDILEDISTSIINEVYGVNRVLYDITSKPPATIEWE
- the guaB gene encoding IMP dehydrogenase; amino-acid sequence: MEDKFAKEGLTFDDVLLIPAKSDVLPKEVDLKTKLTNKIKLNIPLMSAGMDTVTESRLAIAIAREGGIGIIHKNMPIEKQALEVDRVKRSEHGVITNPFHLSPDHKIQDAVELMERYRISGVPITVNSKLVGIITNRDIRFESKLDRPIKEVMTKENLVTAPVGTTLEEAQKILKKYKIEKLPLVDENNILKGLITIKDIEKAVAYPNSAKDDRGRLLVGAAVGVSKGMINNVKALIDANVDVIVIDTAHGHSIGVLNAVSEIKEKFPDIQLIAGNVATAEATRDLIKRGADCVKVGIGPGSICTTRVVAGIGVPQITAVYDCAEEADKFGIPIIADGGIKYSGDIVKALAAGAYVVMIGSLFAGTEESPGEIEMYQGRSYKVYRGMGSIGAMRNGSADRYFQEEAKKLVPEGVEGRVPFKGPLKDTIYQMLGGLRAGMGYCGVHNIEELRTKTKFIKISNAGLTESHPHDIIITKEAPNYTMK